The following is a genomic window from Drosophila busckii strain San Diego stock center, stock number 13000-0081.31 chromosome 2L, ASM1175060v1, whole genome shotgun sequence.
GACCGTCAAGACTGTATGGCACAAAGGGCTCGTCGAGCGGCAATTTGGGTGCGGGACAAGCAGGTGCGGAGCCATCTCGAGGTAGCACACCCCCCACACCTGGTATGACACACATTTCATTCGCCTAATTTCCTTTTTTGGTCGAGGTTTTAGTTCGTCAACTCGTGACTTTTTTGAATAACTTttcttttatgatttttatataactcTTGTTATTTATAATCTCAATgtaattgtttacttttctttcgtatatatttatgtcgTACATATAAATATCTATCGTCGTCGTGGCTttaccaaaaccaaaaaaaaacttatctAACGAACCGAGCGAACATTTTACAATAAGtttcaatcaaaataaaaaaaaccccATTAACGCGATTGGCAACAGTTCACAGTCCACACACTGGAGTTACCACCACCAAGAGATGTCCGAATGTTAATATcagaaaagccaaaaatacTTGATTCGAGCTTAAAACGCGTCTTCtgttcaacttttatttagaGCTAAAAATTACTCAATCTGGCATTCAAACTGGGCTACAAAATTGCTgtacatttttgtataatttttataatttccaaTATTATATCATGCGcaaaattcataaacaaaaactgcaacCAAGCAATTGTctaccaaaaaaacaaaaaaaaaataacaaacatgATTTACAATCAGCATTTGTCAAATATGGTCCAGTCCTATATTGAAGTAGTTAATCTCTGAAACTTCTGCAtgaccaaaaagaaaaatcctCTACGAATTGGCTCACTCTcaatctctctctttcgctctcacatgcagacacacacacctaAACACACAGCTTTCTTTTAGATTTAACTTTATTACGCACGCTCTTAACTCTTAACTCATCCGCTAATAATTTCCCTTTTGATAATAACTAGAAGCGTATTTAATACTACTAAAATCGCACTCAACTCTCTTTTAACTAACTATAAACCAaatgttacaatttataaaatgcaaataacaacaactacataacaactactactactactccTACGACAACTACTGTGTTCCAAAGACCCCTATAGTACTACACCacgcaagaaaaacaaaggTTTGTCTTATGTCAATCATCAGCTCAAGCTCAGTACTCAGTTAAACTTCATTTTCGACTAAACAAATCAGTTGTGCTTAtcataaagctaaagctaaactaaTGCTAAAACTATTGGCTAGAGAAGCACGCGAAGAATTCAGATCAATAAAAGGAAACTATAAAATCTACAGCTAACTAAAGTTTGAATATGGAAATAATGTCGGACGCACAATTCGATGCAAATTAGTTGTACCTCTAAACCTTTTAGCAAACCCATTAGCTCAACTTTAGGTTGTTCAACTTCACTtcatacaaaaacaaactcCTTAGACCTAAGTCTTAGTAGCTTTAGGCTGTATCTCATCCTCGAGTTGACATTACCCAAACGCATCTTGACGTCGCTTGATACGATTGCAGAAATTATCAATTGGCATATCCACAATAGCAGACAAGACATTACACCCACACTCACCTTGCACAGAGACTTTACTTGTATAAGAAATATATGCACAccaaaatttgcttatttactgCAAATCTTACTACAAATcaatttgtacataaatttgtattaatttctgCTGTAATTAGAGTATTACGAACTGAGTGGTATATTTAGTTCTGTAAATTGGCTTGGCAACTCGTAGCGAACGTACGTCGTATCGTAGCCATTTCATATCACAACTCGCTCATACTTTGCCCATTATGTTCTTTCTTTTTTCGCTCAAAATCGTTCGCTCGCTAtgtggcaaacatttttcggttgtttgttgttttggcgAATGTTACTAACATAATTAGGTGACGAATCAGATTCCATGGGACCAGGACGTCATGGCAAACAACCATTGGCCACACCGCCCAACAAGGAGAAGCGCAAGCCGTTCTTCAAGAAACAGGAAACCGCCAGCCCGTACGATGTGGTGCCATCGATGCGTCCCGTTGTGTTAGTGGGTCCAAGCCTTAAGGGTTACGAGGTAACCGACATGATGCAGAAAGCGCTCTTCGACTATGTGAAGCGACGCTTCGAGGGACGCATCATCATCACACGCGTCATGGCCGATATATCTCTGGCGAAACGTTCCATAATGAACAATCCATCGAAGCGTGCGATTATGGAGCGCTCCAGCAGTCGGTCCGATTGCCTGGGCAAGGTCCAAGAGGAGATCGAGCGCATCTTTGAGCTGGCACGTTCACTCCAGCTGGTCGTACTCGATTGTGATACAATCAATCATCCGTCACAATTAGCAAAAACTTCATTAGCGCCAACAATAGTTTACTTAAAGATTAGTAGTAGTAAggtaagtaaacaaacaaacaagctaaCAAATCAACTTAATGTTAATctgcttctttttatttgtcttACAGGTTTTACAGCGTTTAATCAAATCACGTGGCAAATCACAAGCTAAAAACCTCTCCGTACAAATGGTTGCCGCTGAAAAATTAGCCCAATGTCCACCGGAAATGTTCGATGTAATTTTAGATGAGAACCAATTGGAAGATGCCTGCGAGCACATAGCTGAATATTTGGAGGTATACTCAATTTCGAAAAGCAATGAAcagcattattttgttttcttttgctaatcaatcaatttgttttttagacCTACTGGAAGGCCACGCATCCAGATATACGCCCAGGCACAGTTCCAGCCATTGCCAGACCGTTGCCCTCTCAGGAGGTTTCGGCATCACCCTCCGCGGACCCAACCCGCATGGGCCCAACACCACCAGGTAAGTTCCAAACTCTCCCCCCACCACACTCATACGTTCTCATTTATCATATACGTAACGCGTACCGTCtaaatgttgtaaaaaaaaagaagaaaaccTCCATTGTATCCACTGTCTTTCACCCAACAACTTCCgagttgtaaaaaaaatgaatattatatttaagatATTCGGCTTCATTACACATATGAGAAAAAAAAGGATTAACAGCGTCTCACGGATCAGTCGTTATTCAAAACTAATTCAAATTCTAATTTCTCTTGgttatgtttttattacattatACATTTCACATGAATATACatttacaattgcaaattacacgtacttttgcacaattttaattacatatacaatttctaaacaatttgtctttctcaaattcaaattcccATGACTGTACCGTATAAAATCCAATCGTTGCTTCTTCTTGCTCTCTCTTCGCATTCGCGTGCAGTCGATGGCGAGGAGTTTGATGAGCACGAGCCGCGCATGGCGAGTGTTGAGCGCGAAGGTAGTCGGGATCGTGAGCGGGAGCGCGAGagtagagaaagagagcgcgaaaATGAGCGCGACTATTGGGATAGAGAGTTCAATCGCGATCGCAGTTcgaaagacagagagagagatttgGAATGGGAGCGCGAGCGAGCACGCGAATGggaaagagagcgagaaaggGATTGGGATAGAGAGTTCGATTGGGACCAAGGTAAATTCCAATAATTtcttgcttttgattttggtttTACAATATATACTCGTTCTATAATCGCCTAAGTACCAAAacagcaattttatataattaaacaacaaagtaTTGTTTAAAGAAACGTCATCATCATGAATCCAAGTAAAcgcatttgaaaaatttaacaacTATACCCGAATATTTCTGTtgtttattgtaaaatattaaaaaatggtAATAGTAGTTAACATCATggtataaattttaagttcaTTTACTCGTTGTCGTTCTACGCGCTCGCTCTAAAGTAACGAGTAGTAACTTAAACGTCATTTCATGCGGTAGTCTTAGCCCCTTTCCCGTTTTGTATGTAATTCATAAGTAATACGTTCAGCTGAGGCATTAGCTTAAGTATtcaatatttagttttattatttcatttataattttctattttgtgCCCACACTTCACAGCATTCACAGCACGAGACATACCCGGTCCCTTTACATCAATGctataactaaaaatataaaacaaaacaaactccACACAATATCGATATATCAACAATATAAAGTACAAACAAAAAGACAGCAATATCGATATCGCaatctaaacaaaatattcgtataaaattacacaaaaggCGTCCAGTTGCAGTTTAGCCAAGCTCAAAGGTTCTGACTCTCTCTGAAATGTCGAGgtgtttctttcttttatatatattttcgcTCTTCTGTTACTCGCTTGCTTAGGCAGCATTTCGAATTCCGTCATTAACCAGCAGTAGTACGATTAAtctaagtttaagtttaactAACTCTATTTGCTAGCTTGAGTTTCTTTTGCTAACCACACTAACTACTTCAGTTAAGTTCAGTTTCATACAACATACAAAACATCAACTCAAGGTACTCGTTACTCTTATCTCTAAATGTGCACTCTTTGTACTCGTTTTGTACTCGTTTCCAGTTACACCTGGCGTCGTGCGCCTCTAAGTGTCTGTCGTACTTCTACTCGTATTCCTACAGGCTCGAGACAACAACCTCAGTTCAGTCAAATTGTTTAATCTCTTACGTTTCTTTGTTTAAATACTATGTGGCTCTCATCAATTCAAGTTAGCAAATTGTCAACTCATGCAAATTGTGTTCGtttttaaaaagctttaagcttagTGAGTATGCACTCTTTACCCCCCAAAAGTCGGCGTTACAGTTAtgtttcttaattttttaatttgataaacaaCAAACGTAACATAACCCTATTCCCAAAAAACACCCAAGTTACTGCTTTTCAATTCCTTATACTTATTTTGAATTGCGTCCTTGTTAATTTGCCATTAAACGAATTTTAgttgatttagtttttatagcGCGAAATGCTACGAAAAGCGATGATTTCAAAAATCGTTGATTTCAACTTCAAAAGAAGATTtgcaatattaaaactaaattgatataaaaaagTAGTTAGAAGAAATATTAAAtctttgttaatttgttgacTATAAAGTATATAGAATTAAGTCCTTTTAAGATTTCTTTCCCCAGATGATATATCATATATTAATAGATCTACTCAGTAAAGTagaaagtaaaatataaataagtaaaagagaagcaagttaaagttaaaaactaaacttgaACTAATTTCGTTTAAATATTCAATCGTAGACTTAGTATAAGAAAGAATTCCAAAGCTCGGCTTGCCGAACTTCCAACTTTAAATCCCCGCTTCAACCTCATCCTGTATTCCACATTAATCACGTTTGTGTGAAGATGTCGCTGTGTTGGTTAATGGTATAGATCGCCTAGATGTAACCACGCTATATAGCTGCACTACCCGATGTTACTAACAGAAACAATTGTTGAGTTTATTGAAACTGCGACGCATTTGGTTGCCACACCCTCTTTGGCTTTTAAGGCGTTCgaatgctttttgcttttggttacGATTCGTTTTAGTTTGTTTCAGTTATTGTTGAATtgacaatatatatatatatgtaatgaTTGAACTTATACaagcgcttgtgtgtgtgtgttgcaggaGGAGGTGCCAGTTATCATCACAGTCGCCGCCAGACCTCGGGACGCCATCACGagcgcagcggcggcggcggcggaggaGGCGGAGGCGTTCATGCGGGCTacgagcgtgagcgtgagcgttATGAGCGACAGGAGCGTGAGCGTTTGCACGCACGCGAGCGCGATCTGATGCACTACGATTTAAACAGCGACGAGATGCTGGACGAGCGCAACTTTGAGTATCCGGCAATGCGCAGCGGTCCGAGTGGCGCCTCGCATCATGGGCATCTGTCGCGCGGCGGTCGCCTGCTGGACGACGTGGACTTTGAGCGCGAGGATCGCTTGCTGGGCAGCAGCTCGCGCGGCGCAAGATATGGCGCGGGACCCTCGACGCGCATCGATGATGCGCATGCGCGGGATGTGCCGCGTGGCGCGACCGTGGTCGATCGCGATGAATACAGTCCGCACAGAGGTGGTGGGAGTAGTAGGAGAATGCTGAATGCCATGTAGGAATCGTGGATATAGGGGTGGGATCAGATCGATGCGAAAGCGCCGCCAGGTTTGATGCAAGCACGTGACAATAGTTTTGATCTCGACATCATACACAGACCCagacccaaacacacacaagtcacaacaacagcaaccacaacaacaacaacagcagcaacatcaaactCCAGACCGCAGCTGCATCGACAACAGTCGCTGCCACTCGCAGACTTTTCCACTCGACCTCGTGCCAGCCAGCAATGGCTCTCATCCTCATCCTCTGCGCTAGCACAGACTTCGTTcagccagcagcgcagcacaCGTGAGCAGCATCCACAGCTGCGACACCAGCCCATGTCCTATCCACagccacgcacacacagtcagTCCTATGCctgcaatagcagcagcagcccctcCAGTTCCAATCCCAGACACACTTACCTGAACCCGAGCACCAGTTCATTTGTTCATGCGCCCAGATCATCGAATCGCAGCTTGTCGcactcgcagtcgcagtcgcatcATGAGCGGGACTTTGATTGGCTGGCGCAGGCGGATGCTGTGACGCATGCAATACGTAATAAGATTATTGTTGAGGAGGATGAAGAGGATATGTTGAGCACGGATAGGTTTTATTGAAGAGATTTCAAGGCAAAGGCACAAGCAACTAACAGAACagaaaatactaaaaaatttcattttgccagTCAGGACAATGCACAATTCCTTTTAGTTATGTCCTGGCAGCAATAGCAGTTGACAGTGCCAAAcaacacacacgtacacacacacacatacacacatttgccactggcagcaacaagtactggctgaagaagaagaagcagcagcagcagcagcagaatcaGAGCACAATGCTACAGCCTTATGTGTCTTATCTATAGCTAAGCGTAATgagattttatt
Proteins encoded in this region:
- the LOC108607649 gene encoding uncharacterized protein LOC108607649; protein product: MQARDNSFDLDIIHRPRPKHTQVTTTATTTTTTAATSNSRPQLHRQQSLPLADFSTRPRASQQWLSSSSSALAQTSFSQQRSTREQHPQLRHQPMSYPQPRTHSQSYACNSSSSPSSSNPRHTYLNPSTSSFVHAPRSSNRSLSHSQSQSHHERDFDWLAQADAVTHAIRNKIIVEEDEEDMLSTDRFY